One Ktedonobacteraceae bacterium DNA segment encodes these proteins:
- a CDS encoding amidohydrolase has translation MLFTNATIVTMNPMRDIITDGAIAVNGNRIAAIGKTDALSSQYRDEEVIDVKGKLIIPGLIDTHVHLAQALIRGCADDMALIQWLCERVWVLQGNFTHDDGYVSARLCIAEMLKSGTTTFLESMLAHRYGFDGIARAVEESGIRACLAGIVMDIGTYATQSNSMYPGMIESRETSLFGVLDMHSKWEGAANDRIHVWFGPRTPGGVTPELYREMSDYARQRNMGITMHLAEVEADKIFLQEEYGLSPVYFAESVGLLGPRTVLVHMVWLTQADIEKLAETGTHVSHNPSSNSKLASGICKVPQMLAGGVNVALGCDGGPSNNDYDMIREMKLAAIIHKAVTNDPLIVPAETVLEMATINGAKALGLELEIGSLEVGKKADLVVIDLNRLHTTPSPNPISTLVYAATGGEVDTVVVDGQIVVEQGQLLTMDEEEVMEQAQQHAGALYKRAGIEITPKWPVL, from the coding sequence ATGCTTTTCACCAATGCTACCATCGTCACCATGAACCCTATGCGAGACATCATTACAGATGGCGCTATTGCCGTAAACGGTAATCGTATCGCGGCCATCGGCAAAACTGATGCGCTGTCGTCTCAATATCGGGACGAAGAAGTGATCGATGTGAAAGGGAAGCTCATCATTCCTGGCCTTATTGATACGCATGTTCATCTTGCGCAGGCGTTGATTCGTGGCTGTGCCGATGATATGGCGCTGATACAATGGCTGTGCGAGCGCGTGTGGGTGTTGCAGGGCAATTTCACGCATGACGATGGATATGTGAGCGCGCGATTGTGCATTGCCGAGATGTTGAAGTCCGGCACGACTACATTCCTCGAATCGATGCTGGCTCATCGCTATGGGTTCGATGGCATTGCGCGGGCCGTCGAGGAGAGCGGCATTCGCGCGTGCCTTGCCGGAATCGTCATGGATATCGGCACATACGCGACACAAAGCAACTCGATGTATCCCGGCATGATCGAGAGCCGTGAGACGAGCCTGTTCGGCGTGCTTGATATGCATAGCAAGTGGGAGGGTGCGGCCAATGATCGCATTCATGTCTGGTTTGGCCCGCGCACTCCGGGCGGTGTCACTCCCGAACTCTATCGTGAGATGAGCGATTATGCTCGCCAGCGCAATATGGGCATTACCATGCACCTGGCCGAGGTCGAGGCCGATAAAATCTTCTTGCAGGAAGAATATGGCCTCTCGCCGGTCTATTTTGCCGAGAGCGTCGGACTACTCGGTCCGAGAACTGTCCTGGTTCATATGGTCTGGCTGACGCAGGCCGATATTGAGAAGCTCGCGGAAACAGGCACTCATGTTTCTCACAATCCCTCGTCCAATAGCAAACTGGCGTCCGGCATCTGCAAGGTGCCGCAGATGCTTGCCGGCGGCGTCAATGTCGCGCTGGGCTGTGATGGCGGCCCCAGCAACAATGATTATGATATGATTCGCGAGATGAAGCTGGCGGCGATTATTCATAAGGCCGTCACAAATGATCCCTTGATTGTTCCCGCGGAGACCGTGCTGGAAATGGCCACCATCAATGGCGCGAAGGCGCTGGGCCTGGAGCTGGAGATTGGTTCGTTGGAAGTTGGCAAAAAGGCCGACCTGGTGGTAATCGACCTTAACCGGCTGCATACGACGCCTTCGCCCAATCCAATTTCAACGCTGGTCTATGCTGCGACCGGCGGGGAAGTTGATACCGTTGTCGTCGATGGCCAGATTGTCGTCGAGCAGGGCCAGTTGCTGACCATGGATGAGGAGGAAGTGATGGAGCAGGCGCAGCAGCATGCTGGCGCTCTCTATAAGCGGGCCGGTATCGAAATTACGCCTAAATGGCCGGTGCTGTAA